The genomic stretch CCTCCAGGGCGGTCCCGGGCGCCGGCACCGGACGGACGATGAGCTGGGTCGCGCCGGTTTCGACCAGCGCGCGCAGGCGGGCGGTCACCTCGGCCGCCGTCCCGGCTACCGCCAGGTGGTCGAGGTAGGGCTCGGGCAGGAGCCGTCCCGCCTCCGGGATGCGCTCGTAGCGCCGCTCCGCCAGCACGTCCAGCACCGCCTGGGGCAGCGGCGGCAGGTCGAGCGGCTCCAGGTAGTCGAGGTTGGGGTAGCTGATCCACATCGGCAGGGCCACCGCCGAGCGGACCGCCTCGCGGGCGGTGTGGGGATCGTCGGCCACGCAGACGTCCACGCGGGCGGCGAGGTCGAGCGCCTCCAGCCGGCGGCCGGCGGCGCGCGCGCCCTCGGCCACGCGCTCCAGCGCAAAGCGCAGCCCCGGCGGGGAGGCGTAGGGGGCGATGATGACGCCGTCGGCGACCGTGCCCGCCGCCCGCAACATCCGGCGGGCGCGGGCGGCCACGTAGATCGGCAGGTCCGCCCGGGCGGGGAAGAAGAGGCGGGCGCCGCGCACCCGCACCACCCGCCCGTCGACGGTGACGGTCTCACCGCGCAGGAGGGCACGGATGGTCCGCACCGCCTCCGTGACGGCCACCGGGGGTGCACGCCGCACCACCCCCATCGCCGGGAAACCGCTGCCGCCCGCCCCCAGCCCCAGGACGGCCCGCCCGCCGCTCACCTCGTCGAGGGAGGCGATGGCCATGGCCAGGAGCGCCGGGTGGCGGGCGTAGGGCTCGGTCACGCCGGTCCCCAGGCGGAGGCGCGTGGAGGCGTGCGCGGCCACCGTCAGTCCGACGAAGGGGTCGCGGTAGAACTTCTCGTCGGCGTACCAGAAGACGTCGAAGCCCAGGGCCTCACAGCGCCGGACGATCTGGCGCAGCCGCTCCGGGGGGTGCTCGCCGAGGATGAGCACCCCCAGGCGGGGCATGGGAGCAGGGCCCGTCCTCATCGCTAGCGCCTGCGCCTCGGAGTCGAATTGTCCACGCGGAAGATGTAAGACATTTTACAACCGTTTAATCCAGCACTTCGCGCGGGCTGCCTGTCACTCCTTTCCGCGCAGATGGCGGGGGCTCCCGCGGTTTTGAGGGTCCTCCCGAGCCGTTCTTCCGACTCTCAGCAGGAGTCAGCCCACACTGAAGGAGTCGCGCAGGGCATGTAGAAAGTATCAAGTACGCATGATTCATGTTATTCAACTTTGCATCCGTGGACGGTTGTGAGGCCAGTCCAGCCTGGTGCTGACGGCATGGCCTCCGGGCAGGACGCGGTCCGGAAGGTCAGGGATCGCCTGCGGGGCATCCACGCCATCCTGCCGACTCCCTTCCTCGATGATTGGAGCCTGGACCTCGCCGGGTTATCCCGGAACATCGAGGCCGTCCTGGCCCAAGGGGTCCAGGGCGTGCTGGTGGGCGGGGGGTACGGGGAGTTCCCCTCCCTCTCCACCGAGGAGCGCCGTCACCTCATCCGGGAAGCGGTCCGGGCGGTGGCCGGGCGGGTGCCCGTCATCGCCTGCACCGCCCACAGCTCCACGCTCGAGGCCCTTGAGCTCACCCACGCCGCCGAGGAGGCCGGGGCCGATGCGGCCATGCTGACCCCGCCGTACGTTACGGAGGTCAGGGAGGCCGACGTGGAGCGCCACTTCGCCTTCATCGCCTCCCGCGCCGCCATCCCCCTCGTCCTTTACAACACGCCGAGCACGGGCGTGGTCCTCTCGCCGGCCCTCATCGCGCG from Armatimonadota bacterium encodes the following:
- a CDS encoding LLM class flavin-dependent oxidoreductase, which translates into the protein MPRLGVLILGEHPPERLRQIVRRCEALGFDVFWYADEKFYRDPFVGLTVAAHASTRLRLGTGVTEPYARHPALLAMAIASLDEVSGGRAVLGLGAGGSGFPAMGVVRRAPPVAVTEAVRTIRALLRGETVTVDGRVVRVRGARLFFPARADLPIYVAARARRMLRAAGTVADGVIIAPYASPPGLRFALERVAEGARAAGRRLEALDLAARVDVCVADDPHTAREAVRSAVALPMWISYPNLDYLEPLDLPPLPQAVLDVLAERRYERIPEAGRLLPEPYLDHLAVAGTAAEVTARLRALVETGATQLIVRPVPAPGTALEDLLEHLAAEVLPALRSVTLPGTGAREAAAPGLP
- a CDS encoding dihydrodipicolinate synthase family protein, with translation MASGQDAVRKVRDRLRGIHAILPTPFLDDWSLDLAGLSRNIEAVLAQGVQGVLVGGGYGEFPSLSTEERRHLIREAVRAVAGRVPVIACTAHSSTLEALELTHAAEEAGADAAMLTPPYVTEVREADVERHFAFIASRAAIPLVLYNTPSTGVVLSPALIARLAEIPTVVGVKQGVLDAAEMAAVVEAVGERLTVLCGSDTVMVAGLAVGMGGVTSTNASAFPDLIVAVYQAARRGDWGEARRLHDRWAPFRAFARRVGQPAAVKAAMDLAGLAGGACRPPLRALGAAEREELRAVLEGIGVVGV